The DNA segment TGCGCGCCCGCCTTCGGGCTCATCGCAACCGACGGCATGCCGGTCAATTTGCACAACCAATCGCCCAATTCATGCACCACTTGCAGCGCGCCTTGGACTGTTGATTGCGGGGCGAGCGGGTGAATGTCGGCAAATCCAGGAAGCCGCGCCACTTTTTCATTGAGGCGCGGATTGTGTTTCATGGTGCAGCTTCCCAGCGGGAAAAAGCCCAGATCAATGCCGTAATTTTGGCGACTAAGCCGGGTGTAATGGCGCACCGCCTCCGGTTCTGTCAGTCCAACCAAACCCACCGGATCGCCGCGTTCTAACCCTCCCAAGCGATTGGGGGCGGAAGGGTTGATTGCCGGCAAATCGACACCGGTCGTTTCCGCGTGACCAATTTCAAAGATCAACGGTTCTTCGAGCATCAACGCGCGATTGCCAGTGGTCGTGGTTGGGCCAGCGGACCCTTCGGCCGCTTCCATTTGTGGTTTCCAGCCGGATTTGTTGGGCGCGTTCATTGGGCTGGCTCCTTGATCAAGGCTTCCAACTCTGTGGCCAAAGTCTCGATATCTTCATCGGTGCATGTTTCTGTGACGGCGACCAACAAGGCCTCCTCCAACGCTTTCACGCCGGGATACAACCGACCAAGCGACACCCCGCCCAACACGCCGCGATCGGCAAGCGAACGGACGGTCTCGCGCGCGGACTTGCCCTTCAACATCACAGTGAATTCATTGAAAAACGCGGTGTTCAAAACCGAGATACCGGGCACTTTTTCCAAACGGTCGGCGGCTGCGCATGCCAATCGGTGATTTTCTGCCGCCAATTCGCGCAAGCCTTTCTCGCCCAACAACGTCATATGAACACTGAAAGCCAAGGCGCACAGGCCGGAGTTGGTGCAGATGTTCGATGTCGCCTTTTCGCGGCGGATATGTTGTTCGCGCGTGGACAGCGTCAGCACGAAACCGCGCTTACCCTCTGCATCGGTGGTTTCGCCACACAAACGTCCGGGCATTTGCCGAACATGTTTTGGATCGCGCACCGCGAACAGGCCAAGATACGGCCCGCCAAATTGCAGACCCACGCCAATCGCCTGCCCTTCGCCGACGACAATATCTGCACCCAATTCGCCGGGCGACTTGATCGCGCCCAACGCCACCGGTTCGGTGTTCACCACAACCAGCAAAGCGCCCTTTGCATGCGCGGCATCGGCGATCACCGAAAGATCGCTGACCCGGCCAAGAATGTCAGGATATTGGACCACGACACAAGCGGTGTCGTCATCGATCCGCGCGGTCAGCCCTTCAATGTCCGGGGTCGATTGGATTGCCGGTGCGCTATCGGCGATCGTATCGCCGGTGAATTGCGCCATGGTTTTGACGACTTCGCTGTAATGGGGGTGCAGTGCACCAGACAAAACCGCGCGTTTTCGCTTTGTCACGCGGGTGGCCATCGCCACCGCTTCCCAACACGCCGTGGACCCATCATACAACGACGCGTTCGCCACCGCACAGCCATACAAGCGCGCAACTTGCGTCTGAAATTCAAACAACATTTGCAACGTGCCCTGAGCAATCTCAGGCTGATACGGGGTGTAGGCGGTTAGAAATTCGCCGCGCTGAATGACCGTATCGACGCTGGCCGGGACATGGTGACGATATGCACCCGCGCCCAAAAAGAACGGCGCATCACCCGCGGCCAAATTCTTGCTCGCGCGGGCCTTCATATGCCGCTCTACCGCCATCTCTGATGCGTGCATCGGCAAATCGCGGATGGGACCGTCTAAGCGTGCGATCTCTGGCACATCGACAAACAAATCATCGATAGACTTGGCACCCACGCGCTCCAACATATCGGCGCGGTCGGTATCGGTCAGGGGAAGGTAACGCATTGCAGGTGTCTTTCATCAGCCCGGCGCATCGCGCCAAAGCGCAGCTTTACAGGTTGTCGACGAACGCCTTGTAGGCCTTGTCATCCATCAATCCTTCCAGCTCTTCGCGGTCGGATAGGGTCATGCGGAAGAACCACCCTTCTTCTTCGGGTGAAGAATTGACCAAGGCCGGTTCGTCTTCCAGTCCGCTGTTCGCTTCGGTCACTTCGCCTGTGATCGGGGAATAGACGTCGCTGGCGGCTTTAACGCTTTCGACCACAGCGGCATCACCGCCTTTGTCCAACATCGCGCCGACATCGGGCAATTCGACAAAAACGATATCGCCCAATTGTTCTTGAGCGTAGTCGGTGATCCCGACAGTGGCGCTATCGCCTTCGACATCAATCCATTCATGTTCTTCAGTAAAATAACGCGGCATTGATCAGCTCCCTCGAAAATAGCGATGCGGGACAAAAGGCATGGGTGAAACGGTTGCGGCCAGGCGCTTGTTGCGCACGACACATTCAAGTTCAGTTCCGTCTTCGGTGTGCGCCGCATCGACATAAGCCATTGCAATCGGGCGCCCCAAAGTTGGAGAGAAACCGCCGCTGGTGACGACACCGATTTTGGTGTCTCCTGCGAAAACCTCTGCGCCTTCGCGCGCGGGCATGCGGCCATCGACCAACAATCCTACGCGGCGCTGGGTCGGTCCGGCATCGAGCACATTCATCACCGCTTCGTGTCCCATCCATCCGCCGGTTTCGCGGCGTTTCTTGGTCAGGGCAAACGTCAGATCGGCGCTCACCGGATCGACAGTGTCGGTCATGTCGTGGCCATAAAGCGGCAAGCCGGCTTCGAGCCGCAAACTGTCGCGTGCACCCAACCCTGCGGGCTCAACACGATCATCCGCGGTCAGAGCCTCGGCGAGTTTCTGCGCCTGTTCGCCCGGCACAGCGATCTCAAAACCGTCTTCGCCGGTGTATCCCGCACGAGCAATCCAAAGCGGCACCCCGTCCCAATCGGCATAGCGCGCTGTCATAAAGGTCAGTTCGGCGGCCTCTGGCACCAAAGTCGCCAACACTTCTGCAGCCTTTGGCCCCTGCAACGCCAACAGCGCGTTTTCATCGTAGTGGGTCAAGGTCACGGCATCGGGCAAATGTTCGCGCAGATGGGCGATGTCATCCCATTTGCACGCACCATTCACGACCAGCCCATATTGCGGACCGGCATTGGTGACCATCAAATCGTCAAGAATGCCGCCGGTTTCATTCAGCAGCATCGAATAGCGCATGCGCCCTTCTTTCACTGACGTGATACCGCCGGGCAGCAACGCCTCCAACGCTTCGCCTGCACCATCGCCGCTCACGCCCAATTGCCCCATATGCGATACGTCAAAGAGGCTAGCGCTTTCACGGGTCCAGTTGTGCTCAGCCACGATGCCGCCACCATGGCTGATGCGGTCGCCGGAATATTGGATCGGCATTTCATAGCCCGCAAACGCAACCATGCGCGCGCCGTTTTCCCGATGCCACGCGTCAAGCGGCAGCGTGCCCAATGGGATCTCGTCTTCTGGATTGGTGTCGCTCAAAATCGCATTCCCCGCACAGGTTATCCAACGCCCCAAGTCGAAGCGTCGTTCCTGCCCCCTCTGTCGGGTGAACCTGAGAGCTTAGCGGCAGGATCCATGCGGACCACGCGGCCTTCCCCTTCGGTGGCAACCGCGCGGTTATATGCGCGGCTACGCTTTCCAGAGTGCTTATGCCTGTCCGCGGTCCATTTGCCTGAGAGTTTCCGGGGCGGTTGCTCCTTCGGCGCCGAACTTTGTCGGATCACAGGCAAAGCCTTCGATCAAACAAAGCCAATCTCTCCCGCGAAAGACGCCGGAATCACTTCCGGTAAGCGCGATCTATGTTGCGGATGCGAAATGTCGCGTCAATCGCCCGTGGATCGCTGTTTGAAAATAATTGTGCGCAACCGCCGGTCTATGGCGTCCAATCGCTGCGGCGACCGTCCTATGAACAATCGCCCGCGGTCAACGTGTAGGTCGCACCATTGCCTTCGACCACGGCCACTGTTGCGCACCACGTATCCGAAACATTCGTGACAAGGCGCGACAACACCTGACGATTGCCAGCGGGGATGCGCGTGTCGCCATTGTGGCGCGCCTTTGAATTCCCGATCAACTCAATTTCATATTGAACCTGCTGAGCGACGTCGGAATGCGCGATCAATTCAATCTCGACCCGGTCACCGCTTTCCACCACGCTCAATGCAAGCGCGCGCGAATGTGGGTCGTCATTGCCAGTGTTCGCTTGCCCAGCACCGCCCGTCCCCGCAGCGATGGCAAATGCAGGTGTGATCAGTGCCAGTCGCTTAATTAGGGTTCGCATCGATGCCTCGCTTTAATTGCCGCCCAATTGCTGGACGATAGCTTGAACCACCGCCTGTGTTTCGGTGGACAATTCGCTGGTGGGGTCGTTCTCAGCCGATGTAGCCTGAGCGTCGGTTAACGTCGTATTGCCAAGAGCAACCGATGCGATCACTTGGGTCGAAAAGTCGCCCGAATCTCCGGCATTTTGGGCCAGTCTCGAAATCGCTGCTTCGAGAGTGGCAATCCGCGCGCTGTCCAACCCACCGCCCAGCAAGCTGTCTTCGGCGGAGCCTTGCGCTGCGTTCTGTGCAAATTCCGATGATCGCGTTTCGATCCTGCCTTCGCACAATTCTTTGAGCGCGGGGATGTCGCTGCTGCGCTCGCAAATATCGGTGCCCTCGACCGCATCCAACAAGACTTGCCGCTCGGCTGCGCTCAATTGGTTGAGAGCGCTGGTCGATTGCCCGGTCGACAATTGCGACACCGGTTGCGTACTTGACCCCGATGACGGCACTTGCGCCACTCGGCGTGAACCGAGCGATGGGGTCAATTGCTGTTGCTGAGCGTTTCTCGCGCGAGCGGCGGCCACGCTTTGCGGCGTGATCGCTTCGGGGAAATACACTTTCGAAGAGGCGTCGGCGCGCGGCGCAGGTTGGGCCGGTTGCGATTGCGGCTGTTGTGACTGCGCTTCAGGCGCTTGCGTATCGGGCGCGATCGGCGCCTGATCCACAAATGCGGAATCTTCGCGCGCCACATTGTGCGGATTGTTTTGCGCTGATGCGAAAGCGGGGATGGCAATTAGCATTCCCGCAAAGGCCAGGTTAGCCGAAAGAGCAGGCCTGATTGCAGACATCGCGCTTAACCACCGCCGCCGCTGCTCTGCGTGATGAACATCGTTTGGCCACCGGTTTGTTCGATATTGAGATCGGACAGACCATCGCCGTTTTGCGTCCATTCGAGGCGGTTGCCAGAATTCAATTGAGTCGCGGTCATGGCGTTGTTGTCGCCATTCTGTGCCAGAACGACCTGATT comes from the Erythrobacter sp. Alg231-14 genome and includes:
- the gcvH gene encoding glycine cleavage system protein GcvH, yielding MPRYFTEEHEWIDVEGDSATVGITDYAQEQLGDIVFVELPDVGAMLDKGGDAAVVESVKAASDVYSPITGEVTEANSGLEDEPALVNSSPEEEGWFFRMTLSDREELEGLMDDKAYKAFVDNL
- the gcvT gene encoding glycine cleavage system aminomethyltransferase GcvT; this encodes MSDTNPEDEIPLGTLPLDAWHRENGARMVAFAGYEMPIQYSGDRISHGGGIVAEHNWTRESASLFDVSHMGQLGVSGDGAGEALEALLPGGITSVKEGRMRYSMLLNETGGILDDLMVTNAGPQYGLVVNGACKWDDIAHLREHLPDAVTLTHYDENALLALQGPKAAEVLATLVPEAAELTFMTARYADWDGVPLWIARAGYTGEDGFEIAVPGEQAQKLAEALTADDRVEPAGLGARDSLRLEAGLPLYGHDMTDTVDPVSADLTFALTKKRRETGGWMGHEAVMNVLDAGPTQRRVGLLVDGRMPAREGAEVFAGDTKIGVVTSGGFSPTLGRPIAMAYVDAAHTEDGTELECVVRNKRLAATVSPMPFVPHRYFRGS
- the gcvPA gene encoding aminomethyl-transferring glycine dehydrogenase subunit GcvPA — protein: MRYLPLTDTDRADMLERVGAKSIDDLFVDVPEIARLDGPIRDLPMHASEMAVERHMKARASKNLAAGDAPFFLGAGAYRHHVPASVDTVIQRGEFLTAYTPYQPEIAQGTLQMLFEFQTQVARLYGCAVANASLYDGSTACWEAVAMATRVTKRKRAVLSGALHPHYSEVVKTMAQFTGDTIADSAPAIQSTPDIEGLTARIDDDTACVVVQYPDILGRVSDLSVIADAAHAKGALLVVVNTEPVALGAIKSPGELGADIVVGEGQAIGVGLQFGGPYLGLFAVRDPKHVRQMPGRLCGETTDAEGKRGFVLTLSTREQHIRREKATSNICTNSGLCALAFSVHMTLLGEKGLRELAAENHRLACAAADRLEKVPGISVLNTAFFNEFTVMLKGKSARETVRSLADRGVLGGVSLGRLYPGVKALEEALLVAVTETCTDEDIETLATELEALIKEPAQ
- the csgH gene encoding curli-like amyloid fiber formation chaperone CsgH; the protein is MRTLIKRLALITPAFAIAAGTGGAGQANTGNDDPHSRALALSVVESGDRVEIELIAHSDVAQQVQYEIELIGNSKARHNGDTRIPAGNRQVLSRLVTNVSDTWCATVAVVEGNGATYTLTAGDCS